The following coding sequences are from one Neodiprion lecontei isolate iyNeoLeco1 chromosome 7, iyNeoLeco1.1, whole genome shotgun sequence window:
- the LOC107218306 gene encoding uncharacterized protein LOC107218306 translates to MHYQYMRTVKLISLSACVWVRNKRHSSGPPVKCGYCSWLIQGCPNILQHKCLEHYDEHVECLKVDENIVTLVPRPGVTESPSTEEVDDENVLCDELLIEAVSKRVFSNQQHLGRHHYK, encoded by the exons ATGCACTACCAGTATATGCGAACTGTCAAACTAATCTCTTTATCTGCATGTGTGTGGGTGCGTAACAAAAGACATTCGTCAGGTCCT CCTGTGAAATGTGGATACTGTAGCTGGCTAATACAAGGTTGTCCAAATATCCTACAACACAAATGCTTGGAGCATTATGACGAGCACGTAGAGTGCCTGaaagttgatgaaaatattgttactTTGG TACCAAGACCAGGCGTTACGGAATCTCCAAGTACCGAAGAGGTCGACGATGAGAATGTACTGTGCGACGAGCTTCTCATTGAAGCTGTTTCCAAAAGAGTCTTTTCAAATCAGCAACACCTTGGGAG GCATCACTACAAATGA